In Camelina sativa cultivar DH55 chromosome 16, Cs, whole genome shotgun sequence, a single window of DNA contains:
- the LOC104754059 gene encoding pseudo histidine-containing phosphotransfer protein 6-like — MLGLGVDRLQADINRLLASLFHQGVLDEHFLQLQQLQDETSPNFVYDVINIYFDESEKLLRNLRLLLMDREFSDYKKIGLHLNQLVGSSSSIGARRVRNVCVAFRSASELSNRPGCLRGLEVAEHEYHYLKNMMHELFQVLSFILLLHMRIKLGYGRQ; from the exons ATGTTGGGGTTGGGTGTGGACCGGCTTCAAGCCGACATCAACCGGCTCCTAGCCTCCCTATTCCACCAGGGAGTGCTTGACGAGCATTTCTTGCAACTTCAGCAGCTTCAAGATGAGACTTCACCAAACTTTGTGTATGATGTCATTAATATCTACTTTGATGAATCCGAGAAGCTACTCCGCAACCTCAGATTATTGTT GATGGATAGAGAATTCTCGGACTACAAGAAAATAGGATTGCACCTGAATCAGCTGGTGGGAAGCAGTTCCAGCATTGGTGCGCGTAGGGTTCGTAACGTATGTGTTGCCTTCCGCTCTGCCTCCGAGCTTAGCAACCGCCCAGG GTGCTTGAGAGGGCTGGAGGTAGCAGAGCATGAGTATCATTACCTCAAGAACATGATGCATGAACTCTTCCAGGTACTTTCATTT ATCCTCCTCCTACATATGAGAATTAAACTGGGCTATGGGcgacaataa
- the LOC104752522 gene encoding F-box protein PP2-B11-like isoform X1, translating to MNNLPEDCIAKILSLTTIADVCRSSAVSRIFRSAAESDNVWNHFLPSDFPAGFAAPAGLPTRKQLFFSLVHNPLLLNDAHLSFSLERESGKKCYIMAARSLSVVWGHDQRYWQWITLPNTRFVEVAELILVWWLEITGKINMSLLSDDTLYASYLVFKWNDAPYGFRQPVETSLVLPADTDDHVQPSLVSLMQNPGTEEEAQCAAMRRDGWYEVELGHFFKRRGDMGEIEMSLKETKKPFEKRGLILYGIEIRPMPQLYPTG from the exons ATGAATAACCTGCCAGAGGACTGCATCGCCAAGATCCTTTCCTTGACAACGATTGCCGACGTTTGCCGATCATCGGCGGTCTCCAGGATCTTCAGATCCGCCGCAGAATCCGACAATGTCTGGAATCATTTCTTACCGTCTGATTTCCCCGCTGGTTTTGCGGCACCAGCTGGTCTTCCCACCAGGAAAcaactcttcttctccctcgTCCATAACCCTCTTCTTCTCAACGACGCCCATCTG AGCTTTtctctagagagagagagcggtAAAAAATGCTACATAATGGCAGCGAGGTCCTTGAGTGTTGTTTGGGGGCATGACCAAAGATACTGGCAGTGGATCACTTTACCTAATACCAG ATTCGTAGAAGTTGCTGAGCTGATCTTGGTATGGTGGCTTGAGATCACTGGAAAGATTAACATGAGCCTTCTCTCCGATGACACCCTCTACGCCTCTTACCTTGTCTTTAAGTGGAACGATGCTCCATACGGTTTTCGCCAGCCTGTAGAGACATCCCTTGTCTTGCCAGCTGACACTGATGATCATGTTCAGCCTTCCCTGGTGAGTCTCATGCAAAATCCAGGcactgaagaagaagctcagtgCGCTGCTATGAGAAGAGATGGTTGGTACGAGGTGGAGTTGGGACACTTCTTCAAAAGGAGAGGAGATATGGGTGAGATAGAGATGAGCCTCAAGGAGACTAAGAAGCCTTTTGAGAAGAGAGGCCTGATTCTTTATGGTATCGAGATTAGGCCTATGCCCCAGTTATATCCTACTGGCTAA
- the LOC104752522 gene encoding F-box protein PP2-B11-like isoform X2, with product MNNLPEDCIAKILSLTTIADVCRSSAVSRIFRSAAESDNVWNHFLPSDFPAGFAAPAGLPTRKQLFFSLVHNPLLLNDAHLSFSLERESGKKCYIMAARSLSVVWGHDQRYWQWITLPNTRFVEVAELILVWWLEITGKINMSLLSDDTLYASYLVFKWNDAPYGFRQPVETSLVLPADTDDHVQPSLVSLMQNPGTEEEAQCAAMRRDGWYEVELGHFFKRRGDMGEIEMSLKETKKPFEKRGLILYGIEIRPMPQLYPTG from the exons ATGAATAACCTGCCAGAGGACTGCATCGCCAAGATCCTTTCCTTGACAACGATTGCCGACGTTTGCCGATCATCGGCGGTCTCCAGGATCTTCAGATCCGCCGCAGAATCCGACAATGTCTGGAATCATTTCTTACCGTCTGATTTCCCCGCTGGTTTTGCGGCACCAGCTGGTCTTCCCACCAGGAAAcaactcttcttctccctcgTCCATAACCCTCTTCTTCTCAACGACGCCCATCTG AGCTTTtctctagagagagagagcggtAAAAAATGCTACATAATGGCAGCGAGGTCCTTGAGTGTTGTTTGGGGGCATGACCAAAGATACTGGCAGTGGATCACTTTACCTAATACCAG ATTCGTAGAAGTTGCTGAGCTGATCTTGGTATGGTGGCTTGAGATCACTGGAAAGATTAACATGAGCCTTCTCTCCGATGACACCCTCTACGCCTCTTACCTTGTCTTTAA GTGGAACGATGCTCCATACGGTTTTCGCCAGCCTGTAGAGACATCCCTTGTCTTGCCAGCTGACACTGATGATCATGTTCAGCCTTCCCTGGTGAGTCTCATGCAAAATCCAGGcactgaagaagaagctcagtgCGCTGCTATGAGAAGAGATGGTTGGTACGAGGTGGAGTTGGGACACTTCTTCAAAAGGAGAGGAGATATGGGTGAGATAGAGATGAGCCTCAAGGAGACTAAGAAGCCTTTTGAGAAGAGAGGCCTGATTCTTTATGGTATCGAGATTAGGCCTATGCCCCAGTTATATCCTACTGGCTAA